From the genome of Cydia strobilella chromosome 21, ilCydStro3.1, whole genome shotgun sequence, one region includes:
- the LOC134750908 gene encoding dual specificity protein phosphatase 23-like isoform X2, which translates to MLKSKMGDEEYQVFTRMEDITEQDDKQLAGARKEIRNELTVIIPENPFPEIEVDAYPPLKFSWVIPKKLAAMAFPRNTENIKYLTNQGITHLVTLTAGKKPPVEGVSRIRWTEIPVEEFEVPSLDQIKKFIDVCKRADKNDEVMGVHCRQGRSRSGIMLAAYLVHFHRYLPDQALNTIRMIRSGSCDSAEHEEAVGQYFMYLTEDNPLKFGVSGDVMEDFIQAAKECNKNNIQ; encoded by the exons ATGT TGAAATCCAAAATGGGTGACGAAGAATATCAAGTTTTTACGAGAATGGAAGATATCACGGAGCAAGACGACAAGCAACTAGCAGGAGCTAGAAAGGAAATAAGGAACGAGTTGACTGTTATAATCCCTGAAAATCCGTTCCCAGAAATAGAAGTCGACGCTTATCCACCTCTAAAATTCTCCTGGGTTATACCGAAAAAACTGGCCGCCATGGCCTTCCCGAGAAACACAGAAAACATAAAGTATTTGACCAATCAAGGTATAACGCACCTGGTAACACTGACGGCGGGGAAGAAACCCCCGGTGGAAGGGGTTTCGCGCATACGATGGACGGAAATACCGGTCGAGGAGTTTGAGGTGCCCTCACTGGACCAGATTAAGAAGTTCATCGACGTTTGCAAAAGGGCTGATAAAAATGACGAG GTGATGGGCGTGCACTGCCGGCAAGGCCGCAGCCGCTCGGGCATCATGCTGGCCGCCTACCTGGTGCACTTCCACCGGTACCTGCCCGACCAGGCGCTAAACACCATCCGAATGATTCGCTCAG GCTCGTGCGACTCCGCGGAGCACGAGGAGGCGGTGGGTCAGTACTTCATGTACCTGACAGAGGACAACCCGCTCAAGTTCGGCGTGTCGGGCGACGTCATGGAGGACTTCATACAAGCCGCTAAAGAATGCAACAAGAATAACATCCAATAA
- the LOC134751193 gene encoding dual specificity protein phosphatase 23-like: MSSQKMRTNLKLSRLLYKYTEEKKEEKPIEESPKPVEEEYETYPPYNFSWFVEGKVAAMGWPQTVANLNYLADAGINHLITLSPERRPPILDCKKKLKWTEIRIKEFGTPTLRQIIKFIEICERAEIRGEVIGVHCRHGRGRTGTMLACYLVHFSDMAPERAVLTVRVQRPGSCETYEQEKIVCHYHDCVRGTIEKPDYRLVEDKLYFDCSIKHMFEDTDNEDEDQQITKKKDKNVKKETVVKFEEDFVDRRELIKKLCEKKTNTMIINHRIYF; this comes from the exons ATGAGTTCTCAAAAAATGCGAACCAACCTCAAGCTCTCCAGGCTCCTGTATAAATACACTGAAgagaaaaaagaggaaaaaccTATCGAGGAGAGTCCAAAGCCCGTGGAAGAGGAGTACGAAACATATCCGCCTTACAACTTCTCGTGGTTCGTCGAAGGCAAGGTCGCCGCCATGGGCTGGCCGCAAACCGTGGCCAATCTGAACTACTTGGCGGACGCTGGCATCAACCACTTGATCACGCTGTCGCCCGAGAGGAGACCGCCGATCCTGGACTGCAAGAAGAAGCTTAAATGGACTGAGATAAGGATAAAAGAGTTCGGGACGCCGACGTTGCGGCAGATCATCAAGTTTATTGAAATTTGTGAGAGAGCAGAGATCAGGGGAgag GTGATCGGCGTGCACTGCCGGCACGGGCGCGGGCGCACGGGTACGATGCTGGCGTGCTACCTCGTGCACTTCAGCGACATGGCGCCCGAGCGCGCCGTGCTCACCGTGCGCGTGCAACGCCCAG GGTCCTGTGAAACCTACGAGCAAGAAAAGATCGTGTGCCACTACCATGACTGCGTGCGCGGGACCATAGAGAAACCAGACTACCGCCTCGTCGAAGACAAACTCTACTTCGACTGCTCCATAAAACACATGTTTGAAGACACCGACAATGAAGATGAAGACCAACAAATAACCAAGAAAAAGGACAAAAATGTCAAGAAAGAAACGGTCGTCAAGTTTGAAGAAGACTTCGTTGACAGAAGAGAGCTAATCAAAAAGTTGtgcgaaaaaaaaacgaacacaATGATCATCAATCATagaatttatttctaa
- the LOC134750908 gene encoding dual specificity protein phosphatase 23-like isoform X1 — MLHPPEFGVSAKFSPSVVSAVQRKKASSMVNSATCQCEKCQLKSKMGDEEYQVFTRMEDITEQDDKQLAGARKEIRNELTVIIPENPFPEIEVDAYPPLKFSWVIPKKLAAMAFPRNTENIKYLTNQGITHLVTLTAGKKPPVEGVSRIRWTEIPVEEFEVPSLDQIKKFIDVCKRADKNDEVMGVHCRQGRSRSGIMLAAYLVHFHRYLPDQALNTIRMIRSGSCDSAEHEEAVGQYFMYLTEDNPLKFGVSGDVMEDFIQAAKECNKNNIQ; from the exons ATGTTACATCCTCCAGAGTTTGGAGTCAGTGCCAAGTTTTCTCCGTCCGTTGTCTCGGCAGTCCAACGTAAAAAAGCGAGCTCGATGGTCAACAGTGCTACCTGCCAGTGTGAAAAGTGCCAGT TGAAATCCAAAATGGGTGACGAAGAATATCAAGTTTTTACGAGAATGGAAGATATCACGGAGCAAGACGACAAGCAACTAGCAGGAGCTAGAAAGGAAATAAGGAACGAGTTGACTGTTATAATCCCTGAAAATCCGTTCCCAGAAATAGAAGTCGACGCTTATCCACCTCTAAAATTCTCCTGGGTTATACCGAAAAAACTGGCCGCCATGGCCTTCCCGAGAAACACAGAAAACATAAAGTATTTGACCAATCAAGGTATAACGCACCTGGTAACACTGACGGCGGGGAAGAAACCCCCGGTGGAAGGGGTTTCGCGCATACGATGGACGGAAATACCGGTCGAGGAGTTTGAGGTGCCCTCACTGGACCAGATTAAGAAGTTCATCGACGTTTGCAAAAGGGCTGATAAAAATGACGAG GTGATGGGCGTGCACTGCCGGCAAGGCCGCAGCCGCTCGGGCATCATGCTGGCCGCCTACCTGGTGCACTTCCACCGGTACCTGCCCGACCAGGCGCTAAACACCATCCGAATGATTCGCTCAG GCTCGTGCGACTCCGCGGAGCACGAGGAGGCGGTGGGTCAGTACTTCATGTACCTGACAGAGGACAACCCGCTCAAGTTCGGCGTGTCGGGCGACGTCATGGAGGACTTCATACAAGCCGCTAAAGAATGCAACAAGAATAACATCCAATAA
- the LOC134751182 gene encoding partitioning defective protein 6, protein MSKNKIAARIDSQNVEVKTKFDAEFRRFSLNRSEKLKYEDFKGLIEKLHRLHDVTFLISYTDPRDGDLLPINNDDNLARALLTARPLLRVIIQRKGDSLEELNGYGTMRHRNFISSILSGTPAKNKGLAISNPHDFRMVSAIIDVDIVPETCRRVKLLKHGSDRPLGFFIRDGTSVRVTPGGVERAPGIFISRLVPGGLAESTGLLGVNDEVLEVNGIDVCNKTLDQVTDMMVANSSNLIITVRPANQRAGPPPPPSASQPSSEPDDDRFDQDEQDEIVDLTAVTLEEPEPFPLPLPLPLPSKDDGQVLHL, encoded by the exons TTTGATGCGGAATTCCGGCGATTCTCCCTCAACAGGTCCGAGAAGCTCAAGTATGAGGACTTCAAGGGTCTAATCGAGAAGCTGCACCGACTGCATGACGTCACATTCCTCATCTCCTACACGGACCCTCGGGATGGGGATCTGCTGCCCATCAACAACGATGACAACctcgcgcgcgcgctgctcacTGCCCGTCCACTGCTCAGGGTCATCATACAGAGGAAGG GTGATAGCCTTGAAGAGCTGAATGGGTACGGCACGATGCGGCACCGAAACTTCATCTCGTCCATACTGAGCGGCACGCCCGCCAAGAACAAGGGGCTGGCCATCTCCAACCCTCACGACTTCAGAATG GTGTCGGCCATCATCGACGTGGACATCGTCCCAGAAACGTGTCGGAGGGTCAAACTGCTCAAGCACGGCTCGGATCGGCCGCTAGGGTTCTTCATAAG AGACGGCACGTCGGTGCGCGTGACGCCGGGCGGCGTGGAGCGAGCGCCCGGCATCTTCATCTCGCGCCTCGTGCCCGGCGGCCTGGCCGAGTCCACCGGCCTGCTCGGCGTCAACGACGAGGTGCTCGAGGTCAACGGGATCGACGTCTGCAACAAGACGCTGGACCAG GTGACGGACATGATGGTGGCGAACTCGTCGAACCTGATCATCACGGTGCGGCCCGCCAACCAGCGCGCCGGCCCGCCGCCGCCCCCCTCGGCCTCGCAGCCCAGCTCCGAGCCCGACGACGACAG GTTCGACCAAGACGAGCAGGACGAGATAGTCGACCTGACGGCCGTGACCCTCGAGGAACCGGAACCCTTCCCCCTGCCCCTGCCCCTCCCCCTGCCGAGCAAGGACGACGGCCAGGTGCTACATCTGTAG
- the LOC134751194 gene encoding 26S proteasome non-ATPase regulatory subunit 9, protein MVGFNMDGPARDRVLTLMEEKNRLEREIRDQTAVLETNNVGMHDSLVDADGFPRNDIDVYKVRHARHQIICLQNDHKALMRRIEKGLAEVHADLMGSTGEGSAAQALESLHMNGNGTHHQADSPMEVDDDRQVFARVSFVHNGSPADDAGLCVGDEVIQFGSITAQNFNDMSQVHDVVSHSVGQRVQVRVRRSRLVLNLSVLPRPWAQPGLLGCQINRIA, encoded by the exons ATGGTTGGATTTAATATGGACGGGCCGGCGAGAGACCGAGTACTGACACTCATGGAGGAGAAGAATAGACTAGAGAGAGAGATTCGCGATCAGACGGCGGTGTTGGAAACCAACAATGTTGGTATGCACGACTCGCTGGTTGACGCTGATGGGTTTCCGCGGAATGATATAGATGTGTACAAAGTGCGACATGCTCGGCATCAGATCATCT GTCTCCAGAATGACCACAAAGCCCTAATGAGAAGAATAGAGAAGGGGTTGGCTGAGGTACATGCAGACCTCATGGGGTCCACTGGGGAAGGTTCTGCTGCCCAAGCTCTTGAATCCCTACACATGAACGGAAATGGGACACATCATCAAGCAGATAGCCCTATGGAGGTGGACGATGACCGTCAGGTGTTTGCAAGGGTTTCTTTTGTCCACAATGGGTCTCCAGCCGATGATGCA GGGTTGTGTGTCGGCGACGAGGTGATCCAGTTCGGGTCCATCACGGCACAGAACTTCAACGACATGTCGCAGGTGCATGACGTCGTGTCGCACTCCGTGGGCCAGCGTGTACAG GTACGCGTGCGTCGCTCGCGCCTGGTGCTGAACCTGTCCGTGCTGCCGCGGCCGTGGGCGCAGCCCGGCCTGCTCGGCTGCCAGATCAACAGGATCGCCTAG